DNA from Candidatus Thermoplasmatota archaeon:
CGATGACGATGGGCCCACGAAATCGATTAGCGAGATGATCTCGGAGGAAAGGAACATCAGGAGAGGGGTAATGAGGTGATCATATGGCTCGAAAGAGGATTGAGACAAAGATGCTTGATGATTTCACCGAGTCTCTCAAGAAGACCTTGCCCAGGTATGGCGAGCTACGAGGGGAGCTGAGAAAATGGCTGGAGAGTCAAGAGCGGTGGGAATCGATCTCGGCTCTTGCAAGGGGCGTCGGAATAAATGAGAAGACCATGGGGCACTATTTCGAGGGTCGCAACTTTCCGACGGGAGAGAGAAGACTCACGCTGTATCAAGTAACCGGCCTGGAATGTCTGAGAGAGGGGGCGATTCCGAAGCGAAGCGAGGCCTACGACATGGCGGAGAAGACGAGGGACCTCCTCTTTCAGCTTGTCAGGCAATTGGAGTACTTCAAGAAGACAAAGGAGAGGCGATCGGTTTTCCGTTCAGTCGTCCCTTCCAAGGATGTGGGCTTTGTCACATCCTTTCTGAAGGCTCTCTACGACGAGAAGAGCTTCCTGATGTGGAGTGCTGTCGACCGTCTCAACGAGAGGAGGGATTAACGTGGCGCGTGGAAAGACCAGGAGCGTCGAGCTCCAGATATCTGACAAGAACATGGCATTGACGCTTCTCGGCAACATCTACGACCCCAGAGAAGCGGTGGCGCAACTGGTGGCGAACAGCATCGACGAGAATGCAGAGTGCGTGTGGGTGATAAGAGCCAAGAGGGGGAGGTCGAACACCCTCAAAATCATAGATGACGGTGACGGGGTGTTTCCCGACGAGAGGGGGTATCCAAACCTCGAGTATCTGGCAGAGAACGTCTGCAGGTCCAAGAAGAGGATTACGGGAGAGATCTCCAAGAAGGGAGAGTACGGAATCGGCCTTCTCGGGTTCCAGACATTCGGGAAGACACTCATCCTCACGACGAAAAGGGCCGACTCGCCGACATGCAGATTGACGCTTCAGAAGGATGACATATCGAATGCCTCGATTGAGGAGGATGTTCATCCGCCCCTATCGAAACCTCACGGGACCGAGGCCCTCATCAAGAACGTTCACAAGGGAGCGAGTCGGATCCTCACTGGAGCGAAGATCGCGGACTACCTGAAGCAGAAGTTCAGGTCAGATATCAGATCGGAGAAGGTCTCTATCATGGTCGAGGACAACGGTCATATCGAGGACATGACAATAGAGGAATACAAGGGCGTTCCGTTTCCTATGATCAATCTTCCCGTGAAGGACGGGAGGATCAAGCTCAATCTGTATGTGGTGGACCAGGATTATGCCGGTGAGAGGAAGGTTGCGGTTGTACGAAAGGGAGCCACTGTATACGAGAACATAACCCAATTGTCAGAGTTCGACTGCCCTCCCTGGAATACGGGAGGTGTGGTTGGCGAAATTGTCTTCGATGAATGCAAGGTTGACGCGGCCAAATTGGGCTTTGACAGGAGCGATCCTCTCTTCGACGAGTTCACGGAGAAGGTCTCCTCGATATCGAAGGACTTGTCCGACCTGATCGAGGATGAGGAGAGGAAGAGGGAACAGATAGTGACGAAGGAGATGATGACAAAGCTGAGACGAGCATTCTCCAAGGCTCTTGAGGAGTTGCCTCACTTCTCGCCCTTCGATGTTGCTAGGAAGCGTGGAACTGGAAAACCCGCTCCCAGCGGGGAGGCTGGCGAGGTCATAACTAAGGTTGAAGAGAGGGACGAGGAGCGCGAAGAGAAAGAAGAAAAAGAGGAGAGTCCAAAGGACGAGAAAGTGAAACGCAAAAGGAGGCGAAGTCTATCAAGAGGATTTCCTCCTCCTTCTTTCGAATCCCATCCGAACAGTCCTAAGCGAAGCTGGTATGATTCAACTTTCATGAATATCGTCATAAACTCTGCTCATTCGGACTATCGCAGAGAAAGCGCATCCACGAGGAGAAGTCTGCACTATGTATCCTCGCTCTATGCAAAGGAGTTCACAGTCTTCAATTTCGGCTCTCAGAACTTGGATTCCACTGAGCTCTTGGAGAGGATGCTGGAACTTCAATTGAGGGTGAAGGAGTACTTGAGGATTTGATGGCTGCATGTGGCGACATAGAGTAGATGGTCTTCTGGGAGGTTTGTGACTCTGATGTGGTATTTGACTTCCCAACAAGATTGTCTCGAAAAGTGACAGAGGTGCTGTGAATGGACATAGGAAAACTGGAGAGTGTGCCATTGAGGGATATCTGGAAGAAAGAGGCAAGGGACTTCTCGCCTTGGTTGGAAAGGAACATAGACACGCTTAGCGAAAGATTAGGCCTCTCGCCAACCGCCTCTCCTATCGATATGCTTAAGTGTGGCTCTCCTAATGGCATTCTGTGCTGATTGCGATTGATGGGTGGAGGACAGGAGTGACATTCTCTGCGAGCCATTTCATTCCGGGCCACGAGGGGTGTGAGCGTCTTCATGGTCATAGCTTCGCAATCCACGTCAAGGTCGAGGGGGACAAAGGGCCTTCAGGTATGGTCATGGATTTCGTTTCCTTGAAAAGGGCCCTCAAGGAAATGGCAAGAGATTTCGATCACAAGATGCTTATCGCAGGACGTTCAAAGGCCGTGAGGAGGGAGGGCGAGACGATAGTCTACGACAGTCATGGGAAGACGTTCGTATTCCCGGAAGATGAGACGACTGAGTTGGACATCGAATATGCCACGGCAGAGAATCTCGCAGAGTATGTGGTCGACCGACTTATCAAGAAACTTGACTTCCCGGAAACTGTCCGAGAAGTGACCATCGGGATTGATGAGGGCGGCGGACAAGTGGCATGGGTCAGCAGAAACCTGTGAGGATCGAACAATGAAGCTGGTTCGCTAGGGGAACACGACAGTGAAGGGCCAGAGAGTCGAAACTCATGCCGTTGTTGCTGTAATAGCCACCTCAATGGAAAGAACAGAGTTGTTGGTCAATGGAACATACCTACTGTCCTGACCTTTGGAATGGATTCGCCCTGAGCAGGAGAGGGGATGTCTTCAACTGCTGTCACCTGAAACCATTCAGAATTGGCAACATACATGATACGGAACTGCGGAAGCTCGTTAACACGCCAGAGATGAGAGAATACAGGAGAAAGTCCCTGAATGGGGAATTGGTATGCTTTCACCGCTGCAATCTGGTTCAAAAGAATGTGAGCCCCAAGGATTTCAACACGAAAACGGAAGTGGAATATGATGATTTGAGAAGGCTTCACATCAGTTTTGGAGAAGCATGCAACATAAGATGTGTAATGTGCAATCATCCAGGGAGGCACGCCAGAGAGAGCGTAATCTTGGACTCGAGTGTTGCCGAGGAGAACGTAGACATTACCCCATTTGAAGACATTCTGATTCAGGGTGGAGAACCACTGTTCATCAGATCTTGTCGTGACTACATGGCATATTTGGAAGCCAATGAAGAAAAAGAGAGGAAGGCCGAGGAAAGGGTAGTCCAAGAAGTCTTCCTGAGGTCGAACTCTGAAGGGTGGCTCACGGAGGCTAGAGCCCCTATGGCAGAGACTTACCATAGCGGAAATCTATTGCACTTGGGGCGAGAGGCTGTCTTCACATCAAGCACAGCCCCACACCTAGTGCAGAACCTACCTGTGGCTTTGCTTACTAGCTCATATTCTGTGGCAGGGCTTTGGAGCTTGCTTACTCATTTGCACCCTCTCTTGCGTTGGTATAGAGTGAAAACGGTCCTATTTGAGACTTGACGGCCACCCCAGGCTGGCGTATGGCTGTTGCGATAACCAATAACCCAAGGATGTGTCGCTTCTTGTTTATGGCATCAAACTGGGTCGACTGCATAAGCGTTAACTATGGAGAACCATATGACCCTCAGACCTGAGCGGATTCTGTCCCACGGACTCACCGTATAGAGGCGACTGTCAAAATCGGTTTCGAACCCAAATTGGGTCGAATCCCTTCAGGCCCGCTAGTCGATCAACATGTCCAAATACCTTTTCCTCGTAGGAACCGCAGGCTGCGGAAAGACAACGATGACGTATGCCTTCAGGACATGGATGAGCGCCCAGGGGTTCGACTCGATCACCGTGAACCTGGACCCCGGCGTGGAGGACCTCCAGTACGAGCCAGAGGTTGATGTGAGAGACTGGATAACCCTGGAGGCGGTGATGCAGGAATACCAGCTCGGTCCCAACGGGGCGCAGATCGCTTGCGCCGACCTGATCGCCCTTCGGATTCGCGAGATCGTGCAGACCCTGGAAGGCTTTGATACGGACTATGTTTTCATCGATACACCCGGGCAGATGGAGTTGTTCGCATTCAGGGAATCGAGCCGAGAGATCATAGATGTCTTCGGAACCGAGAACACGGCCATCATCTTCCTCCTGGACCCGCAGCTCGCGAAGAGACCTTCGGGCTTGGTCTCCCTCCTGATGCTTTCCGTTACGACTGGCTTCCGGTTCTCCGTTCCCCTGATCAACGTCCTGTCGAAGTCCGACTTCCTCTCAGAAGAGGAGATCGCCCGAGTCCTTGGATGGGGATCTAGCTCGGACATGCTCTATGATGCTCTCGTGGAGGAGATGGGAGACCCCTCGGGCATCCCGAGCATAGGATTCTTGCATGCGTTGGACGACGTGGGGGCGTACCGGGGACTCACTCCAGTGTCCTCTGAGGCCCTCCTGGGCTTCGAGGATCTCTACAGCCTGGTACAGCTCTGTTTCGAGGGAGGCGAGGACCTCTACAAGGACTAGGTGATCCCGCAAACTACTGCACGGATCCGATGTCTTGCAGATTATCAGTTGTGATAACCGCCCCGCAATTTGCTTTTATCTGAAACACACTAGATCAGATGAGGACCAAAGATGTTGATGAGGGAGAACCCCTACGACTTCGTAAGCAAGGACTCAGAGGACAAGAGCAAGTTGAGGAAGTCGCCCACGAAGAAACGGAAGAAGAAGGGTGAAGACAACTAAGCGAGCTGAGTTCAAATAGACGTACTGGAGACCAAGGGCAGGTCTGCTTTTACATGCCTAGAATCGCTTCTACATCCGCCTGAAGCTCAGGGTATTTTTCTTTCACGGCGTTGAGGATTTCCAGAACGCTCAGTTTCTCCCAGTCGTAGTCGGATATCGCTGAGATGATCTTGTTGAACTGCTCGTCAGTGTACGTCGTGAGCTTCTCCTTCACCATCCAGTTCCTGTACAAAGCCTCTTCGAGCCTGTCCCGCCAAAGGCTCTCATATTTCGCCAGGAAGGACGCGGAAGCATCCGCCGCCTCAAGCGCCTCGGCAGCGACCTGTCCGGCGAGCTTTCCCAGGATGCAGGCATTGCGTATCCCACCACCCGTCACGGGGTCCGTGACCCGGGCCGCGTCGCCTACGAGCATCACCCCATCCGTGGTCGTCCGCTCGATGGGCGCACAGATGGAATACGCCCCTGAGACCTGTTCAATCACTCTTCCCCTGCTGAGCTCCTTCCTCTTGGAAATGAAGTTGTCGAGCAACCGACGGGCCTGGCCCTTCTCCCTGATCCTGCTGAGCTGCACGCCGATGCCCACGTTGGCGATGTCCCTTCCCTTCCAGAACACCCATACGTAGCCGCCAGGAGCATGGCTTCCCAGATAGAAGTCGTTGAACCCGCAATCACCCTCGATCCCTACGAGCGTGTACTGGAAGCAGGAGTCGACGTCCTTGGGCTTGAGCGAAGTTTCTATCCCTGCCCAGCGCCCGACCTGGGACTCGTAGCCATCCGCTCCTATCACGATCTTCGCCCTGACATCCACGGTCTTGCCAAAGGACCGCAGCCTGGCACCGGTGACTACACCGTTCTCGTGGAGAAGACCGGTCGCACTCGTTCGAACCATCAGCTCCGCGCCCGAGGAGATGGCTCTCTTGGCCAGGGCCCTGTCGAAGAGGTCCCGCTCAATCACAAAACCGCATTCATTCCCTGCCAGCTTCTCGTCGACCTCGAGGAAGCTCCCGTCGGGGCTGAATATCCTTGCGCCGTCGACCTCGTGGGCTATCCATCTGCCGCTTGGCTCCATTCCGATCTCATCGAGCCATCTCTTGGATATGCCCTCCCCGCACCTGACCGGTGTGCCGATCTCCTGCCGTTTCTCAGCAAGAAGAACGTGGGCGCCTGTATCGGCAGCGTATCTCGCGGCGGTACTTCCGGCCGGCCCCGCTCCAATAACCAGGACATCATACTCGAGCGCCATCCACCGCGAGATGGTCCCGGCTCATAAAAGGCCTTTCCCTGGTGACCGATACGAGACCTTTCGGATTCCCCGGAGAGCGCTCAATGGCGGCTGTCGTCGCCGATGTCGTCTGATTTGAGTGCAAAGTTCCTTATTGTCAACGCAATATCGGACGAGCATGTTTGCCAAGGGGAGTCTCGTGTGGCTTGCATCTCCTCTTGCCGTAGCAGTGGCCGTCATGAGCGCCTCCATCTGGTTCGCGTCGATGATTGGCTATATCGCTTCCGTCCTGCTCTTCCTAGCCACAATATTCTTGGCATGCTTCTTCCGGGACCCTGAAAGGGTGATTGGCAATGGCGCCGTGTCACCTGCAGACGGGAAGGTCGCATTCATCGACCAGGAGGGAAGGAGACTGTCGATTGTCATGGGCCTTCGGCACGTGCATGTTACGAGAGCTCCCCACAGCGGCACGGTGGCTGGCCTGGAGCGTCGAAGCGGAATACATCGACCCGCGTACAAGGACGTCTCCGAGAAGAACGAGAGGACCGAG
Protein-coding regions in this window:
- a CDS encoding ATP-binding protein, giving the protein MARGKTRSVELQISDKNMALTLLGNIYDPREAVAQLVANSIDENAECVWVIRAKRGRSNTLKIIDDGDGVFPDERGYPNLEYLAENVCRSKKRITGEISKKGEYGIGLLGFQTFGKTLILTTKRADSPTCRLTLQKDDISNASIEEDVHPPLSKPHGTEALIKNVHKGASRILTGAKIADYLKQKFRSDIRSEKVSIMVEDNGHIEDMTIEEYKGVPFPMINLPVKDGRIKLNLYVVDQDYAGERKVAVVRKGATVYENITQLSEFDCPPWNTGGVVGEIVFDECKVDAAKLGFDRSDPLFDEFTEKVSSISKDLSDLIEDEERKREQIVTKEMMTKLRRAFSKALEELPHFSPFDVARKRGTGKPAPSGEAGEVITKVEERDEEREEKEEKEESPKDEKVKRKRRRSLSRGFPPPSFESHPNSPKRSWYDSTFMNIVINSAHSDYRRESASTRRSLHYVSSLYAKEFTVFNFGSQNLDSTELLERMLELQLRVKEYLRI
- a CDS encoding SPASM domain-containing protein, which encodes MEHTYCPDLWNGFALSRRGDVFNCCHLKPFRIGNIHDTELRKLVNTPEMREYRRKSLNGELVCFHRCNLVQKNVSPKDFNTKTEVEYDDLRRLHISFGEACNIRCVMCNHPGRHARESVILDSSVAEENVDITPFEDILIQGGEPLFIRSCRDYMAYLEANEEKERKAEERVVQEVFLRSNSEGWLTEARAPMAETYHSGNLLHLGREAVFTSSTAPHLVQNLPVALLTSSYSVAGLWSLLTHLHPLLRWYRVKTVLFET
- a CDS encoding phosphatidylserine decarboxylase, translating into MFAKGSLVWLASPLAVAVAVMSASIWFASMIGYIASVLLFLATIFLACFFRDPERVIGNGAVSPADGKVAFIDQEGRRLSIVMGLRHVHVTRAPHSGTVAGLERRSGIHRPAYKDVSEKNERTEVAISSELGDLRMTLITGIIARRILLYVGMGDELRKGDRVGIIRFGSRVDLQLPEGYRITVRLGSKVRAGESQIAEVVDDAA
- a CDS encoding ATP/GTP-binding protein, which encodes MSKYLFLVGTAGCGKTTMTYAFRTWMSAQGFDSITVNLDPGVEDLQYEPEVDVRDWITLEAVMQEYQLGPNGAQIACADLIALRIREIVQTLEGFDTDYVFIDTPGQMELFAFRESSREIIDVFGTENTAIIFLLDPQLAKRPSGLVSLLMLSVTTGFRFSVPLINVLSKSDFLSEEEIARVLGWGSSSDMLYDALVEEMGDPSGIPSIGFLHALDDVGAYRGLTPVSSEALLGFEDLYSLVQLCFEGGEDLYKD
- a CDS encoding NAD(P)/FAD-dependent oxidoreductase; this translates as MALEYDVLVIGAGPAGSTAARYAADTGAHVLLAEKRQEIGTPVRCGEGISKRWLDEIGMEPSGRWIAHEVDGARIFSPDGSFLEVDEKLAGNECGFVIERDLFDRALAKRAISSGAELMVRTSATGLLHENGVVTGARLRSFGKTVDVRAKIVIGADGYESQVGRWAGIETSLKPKDVDSCFQYTLVGIEGDCGFNDFYLGSHAPGGYVWVFWKGRDIANVGIGVQLSRIREKGQARRLLDNFISKRKELSRGRVIEQVSGAYSICAPIERTTTDGVMLVGDAARVTDPVTGGGIRNACILGKLAGQVAAEALEAADASASFLAKYESLWRDRLEEALYRNWMVKEKLTTYTDEQFNKIISAISDYDWEKLSVLEILNAVKEKYPELQADVEAILGM
- a CDS encoding 6-carboxytetrahydropterin synthase — encoded protein: MTFSASHFIPGHEGCERLHGHSFAIHVKVEGDKGPSGMVMDFVSLKRALKEMARDFDHKMLIAGRSKAVRREGETIVYDSHGKTFVFPEDETTELDIEYATAENLAEYVVDRLIKKLDFPETVREVTIGIDEGGGQVAWVSRNL